Proteins found in one Zea mays cultivar B73 chromosome 1, Zm-B73-REFERENCE-NAM-5.0, whole genome shotgun sequence genomic segment:
- the LOC100383566 gene encoding uncharacterized protein isoform X3 translates to MATYDHAATPTPQSPGVGGVPFSSCIGDLLRFVLSSHAAAYPGDDTVAFPLSPSYCARLLNDGELFEKLEACIQQCLEEGRLPGPPAVVGIPAEEEGPEERGWKLLLPEKGAELKRMYDAVEFELHVQEPYFTQLRAGVKKVEGRLATGNYNRITQGSLLLFNKCLLLNVEAVRKYNSFSEMLKGEKISNVLPGISSIVEGVKVYRKFYAEEKENSYGVLAISVSKPTSQPYITMNNILAGLGYDGLGRLLGMAKTTGTVPDGLPPPRSALLSSCMGLVQPNAVL, encoded by the exons ATGGCGACCTACGACCATGCCGCCACCCCGACACCGCAGTCTCCGGGCGTCGGCGGCGTACCCTTCTCGTCCTGCATCGGCGACCTCCTCCGCTTCGTCCTCTCCTCCCACGCCGCCGCCTACCCCGGTGACGACACGGTCGCTTTCCCCCTCTCGCCCTCCTACTGCGCCCGCCTCCTCAACGACGGCGAACTGTTCGAGAAGCTGGAGGCCTGTATTCAGCAGTGCCTCGAGGAGGGGCGGCTCCCGGGGCCGCCCGCGGTGGTTGGGATTCCGGCTGAGGAGGAGGGGCCGGAGGAGAGAGGGTGGAAGCTGCTGCTGCCGGAGAAAGGCGCTGAGTTGAAGCGG ATGTACGATGCTGTTGAGTTTGAGCTGCATGTTCAGGAACCCTACTTCACTCAACTCAGAG CCGGAGTCAAGAAGGTTGAAGGGAGATTAGCGACTGGTAACTACAACCG GATTACACAAGGTTCTTTGCTGCTATTCAATAAATGCCTCTTGCTTAACGTTGAG GCAGTTAGGAAGTACAATTCATTCTCTGAGATGCTGAAAGGAGAGAAAATCTCAAATGTTCTTCCTGGTATTTCATCAATTGTAGAAG GTGTGAAAGTATATAGGAAATTCTATGCAGAGGAAAAGGAGAACTCTTATGGAGTTTTAGCGATATCAGTTTCAAAGCCAACATCTCAACCTTACATAACCATGAATAATATCCTTGCT GGATTGGGGTATGATGGACTGGGTAGACTCCTTGGTATGGCGAAAACAACTGGAACTGTTCCAGATGGACTACCTCCTCCAAGATCTGCACTGCTGTCATCTTGTATGGGACTGGTTCAACCAAAT GCTGTTCTTTAA
- the LOC100383566 gene encoding uncharacterized protein isoform X1 — protein sequence MATYDHAATPTPQSPGVGGVPFSSCIGDLLRFVLSSHAAAYPGDDTVAFPLSPSYCARLLNDGELFEKLEACIQQCLEEGRLPGPPAVVGIPAEEEGPEERGWKLLLPEKGAELKRMYDAVEFELHVQEPYFTQLRAGVKKVEGRLATGNYNRITQGSLLLFNKCLLLNVEAVRKYNSFSEMLKGEKISNVLPGISSIVEGVKVYRKFYAEEKENSYGVLAISVSKPTSQPYITMNNILAGLGYDGLGRLLGMAKTTGTVPDGLPPPRSALLSSCMGLVQPNVKGCSLTDGARALAKHVHRSRKGWWGSFNGSGKDKVHLDTPESRVRDFCRDLFHCCVACLQIQARTKLHLKPLSLCCVCVVG from the exons ATGGCGACCTACGACCATGCCGCCACCCCGACACCGCAGTCTCCGGGCGTCGGCGGCGTACCCTTCTCGTCCTGCATCGGCGACCTCCTCCGCTTCGTCCTCTCCTCCCACGCCGCCGCCTACCCCGGTGACGACACGGTCGCTTTCCCCCTCTCGCCCTCCTACTGCGCCCGCCTCCTCAACGACGGCGAACTGTTCGAGAAGCTGGAGGCCTGTATTCAGCAGTGCCTCGAGGAGGGGCGGCTCCCGGGGCCGCCCGCGGTGGTTGGGATTCCGGCTGAGGAGGAGGGGCCGGAGGAGAGAGGGTGGAAGCTGCTGCTGCCGGAGAAAGGCGCTGAGTTGAAGCGG ATGTACGATGCTGTTGAGTTTGAGCTGCATGTTCAGGAACCCTACTTCACTCAACTCAGAG CCGGAGTCAAGAAGGTTGAAGGGAGATTAGCGACTGGTAACTACAACCG GATTACACAAGGTTCTTTGCTGCTATTCAATAAATGCCTCTTGCTTAACGTTGAG GCAGTTAGGAAGTACAATTCATTCTCTGAGATGCTGAAAGGAGAGAAAATCTCAAATGTTCTTCCTGGTATTTCATCAATTGTAGAAG GTGTGAAAGTATATAGGAAATTCTATGCAGAGGAAAAGGAGAACTCTTATGGAGTTTTAGCGATATCAGTTTCAAAGCCAACATCTCAACCTTACATAACCATGAATAATATCCTTGCT GGATTGGGGTATGATGGACTGGGTAGACTCCTTGGTATGGCGAAAACAACTGGAACTGTTCCAGATGGACTACCTCCTCCAAGATCTGCACTGCTGTCATCTTGTATGGGACTGGTTCAACCAAAT GTGAAAGGCTGTTCTTTAACTGATGGTGCGAGGGCATTGGCCAAACATGTTCACAGGAGTAGGAAAGGATGGTGGGGCAGCTTTAATGGGAGTGGTAAAGATAAAGTCCACCTTGATACGCCGGAGTCCAGAGTTCGAGACTTCTGTCGTGATCTATTTCATTGTTGTGTTGCTTGTCTTCAGATTCAAGCAAGAACCAAGCTGCATCTGAAACCATTGAGTCTTTGCTGCGTGTGTGTTGTTGGATGA
- the LOC100383566 gene encoding uncharacterized protein isoform X2, whose amino-acid sequence MATYDHAATPTPQSPGVGGVPFSSCIGDLLRFVLSSHAAAYPGDDTVAFPLSPSYCARLLNDGELFEKLEACIQQCLEEGRLPGPPAVVGIPAEEEGPEERGWKLLLPEKGAELKRMYDAVEFELHVQEPYFTQLRAGVKKVEGRLATGNYNRITQGSLLLFNKCLLLNVEAVRKYNSFSEMLKGEKISNVLPGISSIVEGVKVYRKFYAEEKENSYGVLAISVSKPTSQPYITMNNILAGLGYDGLGRLLGMAKTTGTVPDGLPPPRSALLSSCMGLVQPNFIGFLEPYTPEGYAKGWKH is encoded by the exons ATGGCGACCTACGACCATGCCGCCACCCCGACACCGCAGTCTCCGGGCGTCGGCGGCGTACCCTTCTCGTCCTGCATCGGCGACCTCCTCCGCTTCGTCCTCTCCTCCCACGCCGCCGCCTACCCCGGTGACGACACGGTCGCTTTCCCCCTCTCGCCCTCCTACTGCGCCCGCCTCCTCAACGACGGCGAACTGTTCGAGAAGCTGGAGGCCTGTATTCAGCAGTGCCTCGAGGAGGGGCGGCTCCCGGGGCCGCCCGCGGTGGTTGGGATTCCGGCTGAGGAGGAGGGGCCGGAGGAGAGAGGGTGGAAGCTGCTGCTGCCGGAGAAAGGCGCTGAGTTGAAGCGG ATGTACGATGCTGTTGAGTTTGAGCTGCATGTTCAGGAACCCTACTTCACTCAACTCAGAG CCGGAGTCAAGAAGGTTGAAGGGAGATTAGCGACTGGTAACTACAACCG GATTACACAAGGTTCTTTGCTGCTATTCAATAAATGCCTCTTGCTTAACGTTGAG GCAGTTAGGAAGTACAATTCATTCTCTGAGATGCTGAAAGGAGAGAAAATCTCAAATGTTCTTCCTGGTATTTCATCAATTGTAGAAG GTGTGAAAGTATATAGGAAATTCTATGCAGAGGAAAAGGAGAACTCTTATGGAGTTTTAGCGATATCAGTTTCAAAGCCAACATCTCAACCTTACATAACCATGAATAATATCCTTGCT GGATTGGGGTATGATGGACTGGGTAGACTCCTTGGTATGGCGAAAACAACTGGAACTGTTCCAGATGGACTACCTCCTCCAAGATCTGCACTGCTGTCATCTTGTATGGGACTGGTTCAACCAAAT
- the LOC100383566 gene encoding uncharacterized protein LOC100383566 — MATYDHAATPTPQSPGVGGVPFSSCIGDLLRFVLSSHAAAYPGDDTVAFPLSPSYCARLLNDGELFEKLEACIQQCLEEGRLPGPPAVVGIPAEEEGPEERGWKLLLPEKGAELKRMYDAVEFELHVQEPYFTQLRAGVKKVEGRLATGNYNRITQGSLLLFNKCLLLNVEAVRKYNSFSEMLKGEKISNVLPGISSIVEGVKVYRKFYAEEKENSYGVLAISVSKPTSQPYITMNNILAGLGYDGLGRLLGMAKTTGTVPDGLPPPRSALLSSCMGLVQPNE; from the exons ATGGCGACCTACGACCATGCCGCCACCCCGACACCGCAGTCTCCGGGCGTCGGCGGCGTACCCTTCTCGTCCTGCATCGGCGACCTCCTCCGCTTCGTCCTCTCCTCCCACGCCGCCGCCTACCCCGGTGACGACACGGTCGCTTTCCCCCTCTCGCCCTCCTACTGCGCCCGCCTCCTCAACGACGGCGAACTGTTCGAGAAGCTGGAGGCCTGTATTCAGCAGTGCCTCGAGGAGGGGCGGCTCCCGGGGCCGCCCGCGGTGGTTGGGATTCCGGCTGAGGAGGAGGGGCCGGAGGAGAGAGGGTGGAAGCTGCTGCTGCCGGAGAAAGGCGCTGAGTTGAAGCGG ATGTACGATGCTGTTGAGTTTGAGCTGCATGTTCAGGAACCCTACTTCACTCAACTCAGAG CCGGAGTCAAGAAGGTTGAAGGGAGATTAGCGACTGGTAACTACAACCG GATTACACAAGGTTCTTTGCTGCTATTCAATAAATGCCTCTTGCTTAACGTTGAG GCAGTTAGGAAGTACAATTCATTCTCTGAGATGCTGAAAGGAGAGAAAATCTCAAATGTTCTTCCTGGTATTTCATCAATTGTAGAAG GTGTGAAAGTATATAGGAAATTCTATGCAGAGGAAAAGGAGAACTCTTATGGAGTTTTAGCGATATCAGTTTCAAAGCCAACATCTCAACCTTACATAACCATGAATAATATCCTTGCT GGATTGGGGTATGATGGACTGGGTAGACTCCTTGGTATGGCGAAAACAACTGGAACTGTTCCAGATGGACTACCTCCTCCAAGATCTGCACTGCTGTCATCTTGTATGGGACTGGTTCAACCAAAT GAGTAG